The DNA region GCAGTATTACTATGCTTTCTCGCGTTTCCATAAGAATTAGCCCCGTTACACGATCTGTTATTTGCAGGAGAAAAGATTGAGAATGAACATGGGACTTAAAAAGTTGCAGGAGAGAGTGAAGAAACAGCAAGAGACTGTGGGAAAGAAGGTAACAATGTAAAACCGGAACTATCTTATTAGTTATCAACTTTTCTTTTATATTCGTATTAGTAACCGTTCGTGCAAACCATGTTATTAAACATTGCAGATAGGAACAGTGAAAAAAATTGCTGGCATGAACCGTACTGAGTGGGTCGAAAATGCTGATCGATTAGTTGCTGGATTCCTCGAGATGTTTGAAGAAGGATGCCACAAAATGGTTGGATCTCTTTCCCCCCCTAAAGTCCTGTTATTTTTTGTTAGATATTTCATTTTATAAATCTTTCGGATTCACTGAATCAACGGGTTTAATGAATGATACACCAGGGAACGGCGATCAGAGACAGAATTCAAGAACAACTGAAGGCACAGCAGCTAAGATCTCTTCTATACGACGAGTGGGATGATGACGTTGACGATGAATTCTATGAAAATGAATCTGTGGAATACTACAGCGACTAAAGGGACGAATATGCTTGTTTATTTACAGATTGTGAACCGTTTGACAAAATTATGTGTCCTTTGTGTAAAATATTTGATATATGTCATATACATGCAAGATGGTTTGGACATTATTTGTCTTTCTTCATAGTTTGTTATCTATTATCTGTGCGGTTGTGTAGCATTTGAGTTCAATATGACCTAGTCTTGTGTCATGGAAGATCATGACTAGATTTCTTATGTGGTTCTTTCTTACAATAAAGCATCTTTGAGTTATTTCTTACAATCAATTTATATATGAGAGtatcttattattattattatacaagCTATGCGAAAATTACACAAACACTCCAAAAAACTTAAATGACCATGTCTTTgatatattataatattatattAGAATTTAGATAGAACACCTACCACTTATAAATATAAATATGTAGTGTATTTAGATTTGATCTAAAATCTAACTTGGGATTCTAAACTATACATATAATAATATGATATGTAATAAATTTTTGAGTAGTGACAAACCTAACAAATGAGTCATGACTCTTAAATGTCATTTTTGTACAGGTGTATGGTGTGAATAAGACATTCAAGTAGTGGGGTAACTTGTGATGATTCTATTTATTGGACTTCAATCAGTTATAAATAGTGgttctcttttgttttttttgtttcAGCCGATAAAGACACAAAATCTTAATTAGATCAAAGTGACGGGACAAATGTTGCTTTATCACACACTTGGATATGTTGGAAGAGAATATGCATGCAAGTGAGAAAGTATTATGCTTATTAATTCATCCATATATTTAAGCCTCGAGAATGATGTCGTCATGACCTAACTCCTCGCAGTGGCTCATCATCACTATGAAGTTAAATTAACTAATTATGTTGAcataattaattattaaaatgAATGAACAAACTATTTGCAAACAATGACTATACAACTTAAAGATGATACAACATTACAACATCCAATTTACAACAGCTCAGTACCTTTAATAAAATAATCATTGATCTAGTGAAGTTTTAGGTTAAATTTGATGATAAAGACGAGACATGAGAATATGTTGAATAGTATGTTGTTAACATAATTCTAAAATCAAACATAATACAAGTATTGTTTCTATTTTAACAAATCAGACATAATCAAAAAATACTTGTTCCCATCTACTATATATATCTTGATGCACTTTTTCTTTTCTTATAAATTTTGTGTCAAAATAAATTTATTTTGGATATGGTTATGATGTTTAGTGATATATACTCTAGTGAAACTTTAAACATCTAATCTAAACGTGACTTTTGCCATTGATGGTAGTGGATTCTAGTGTCATTTTTGACATTCttataaaataaaacaataaaaataatttttgtatacattcatatatttgttataatatttttatcgtttatttaaaaaaaaaagattttgatATGTTTTGGATGTTCATGACTTTTCTCTTCCTCACATTTAAGATTTCAGTTTCAACTTTCTCAAATTTCTCATAGCATATTATATCTTCTTTGCTAGATACATCTTGTCTATTCTTTTTTAATATcaatttttaaatattttttcttttttactTTCTCTCATTCAATTTCATTTTTATCGCACATCTTCTTCTTTAATATCTTTCATTTCTTGTTTTTTTTCCATCTTTGTTAATCTCTCATCTcctctattttttttctttcatcaTAATAATTTTTTACATTGTTTTATGTTCCATTTTTGTCTTGTTCTCTAAATATAATATTTTGTTATCATTTGATAGTGTATGACTGATTAGATACAAATTTATGTTATTATTTATAAGTTTATTTGATTTGatgattttttatttaaattaaatcAATTAATCAATTGAACCAAATTATACCGCATTGTCACATAAATTGTCCTTACATGCAAGAACATTGAAtactatttttattattaattaatttcTATATTTAAGATATATGTTATTTTagtgaatatatatatatatatatatatatatatatatatatatatatatatatatatatatatatatatatatatatatatatatatatatatatatattacatttcttaaatcattttatgaaatacatcTTTCTTTTGTTTCACTCTTTTGTTTTTCATTGCTTCTCATATTAAATCATAATAAATTCATTAAACTTTCTAATTATTTTCTCTTTTTCCATAAGCGAATATAAAACAAGCTAGTTACCATCTTTTATACGAAAACAAAGTGAGATATTGCATAAAATATGGATATTGCAAAAACAAATATTGATTGAACTCCAAACATTTTCTTCCCTAAAAATTACAAGAAAAAATAAACATATATAGTACCTAGGCAATGATATGAAAATTGTTACaaacataacaaaaaaaaaaaactatgATATAACAATGCTTAAGCAGTGTACAGAATCACGAGACTTGATCATGTTCCTACAAGTAGGACAAGAAGAATGAGAAAGCAACCACTTATCAATACAAACCACATGAAAACGATGATTACACTTTGGTAGCAACTTCATATTATCACCATCACAAAACTCAGCTAAGCAAATAGCACAATTAGAATCCATAGTTTGAGGAGTTGATGATGATCCACCTGAATGAGCAGTATAAACTGATGTTGGCAAAGCAACTCTATCTTTCTTCTTGAGTCCCGAATTGCGCCTTCGAGAAGCGATCCATTGGAGAGGTTCGGTAAGGACACGGTTCGCGCATTGGAACACACATTGTAGCATTGTGTTGAGACCAAGAGCACATAGTAAAGCACACACTATTGCTGCTATAAGAATCACTGAATTGAGACTATGTTGTTGTGGAGAATTGTTACATGGTTTGCTTGTTGTGGGACTGATTGTTGGAGTTTGTGTGTGAATTTCTGCCATAGGTTGATGAAGTTGTGTTGAAATTTGATAcataagttcaaatatgaatgaatacattttattttttatttgtacTCGAAATTAAAGAGAGGATGAGATATTGATTAGTGGGGGGTAAGGGACATGGAAAATTGTTGCTTACTTGGTATTCCACTCTGTCTATGCACTTCTAATGAGTGTAAAAAGCATGTGATGTTTGTATTCTTTGCACTCTTTTCTTTATCTTATGTTGGAAATGTTAAGTCTATGGATATGTATCAGGACTCATTTATCATTCATGTTCATATTTAATTGCATCAATTGTTTCTGTTTCTTGTCACATCTGTTTTCTTTTTAAACAATAAAACAATAATAGTTTTCAGGAAAAAGTTTTACACAACAATCCAAAAAAGCATAACTTCCTTTAAATGAGAGAACTATAATGTTGCAATTTTTCTTAAGAGTATTTTTCTTAAGAGTTACTACATCCGTTTCTTTTTAAGTCTCATTTTTTAGTTTTTTACACGTATCAAGACAACTAATAATTGTTGTTACTTTTTAACTTATTTAATCTTTTTTGTTACTTTTTCCCTACAATACCCTTAACTTATTTAATCTTTTTCTCTCTCTATAATAAATGattaggggtaattttgacaatACTACAATTAATTCTACATTGAAGTTTgaaatgacacttaaaaagaaacttttttttttctaaaaagtgacacttataaaggaATGGAGGGAGTAGTTTGTAATTTTGTTAATCAGTGAGAAATTCAATGCCAATGGTCAAGTAATAATGTGAGAATGAGAGATTTTCTTGAAAACGAAGAAACCTTTAGATTCAAGAAGAAAGGAGAGAGAAGAGACAACAAAGATGGTTAAAACAAGATTTCCATTCGCTTTCACAAAGAGTGTTATTTGTTTACAGGTGAATTACCAACCATCTCTCTTACAAAGTGAGATAACACAACCTATTTATAGATTATTGGCATATATATATCTAATGAATGAAGATTAAATCATTACATGACATACATAACTATTACATACATGTTGTTAGACTACAACACTCTCCAAATTTAGTCTTCGACTCTGTCGAAAAACTATAGCGACATGCAATACGTTTGAGTTCGATCCAACTAGCTTCTAACAACAAAACTacaaatctccaccttggaacTAACTTCAAACCATGAAACTGACTAGCTATATCATCATGTAATTTTATCAACTGCATACAATGGAAGAACTTACAACTTGGCAATGATCTGgtgatcatatcatcaacattGTGAACAGTCGAAACCTTCATGACCTTTACTTCTCCCCTTTCAATTTTCTCTCTGACAAAATGCAACCTAACATCAATATGTTATGTCCTTTCATGATAAGCTGAATTCTTTGACAAATGTATGACACTTTGATTAATACATATAATAGTGATTGCTTGACCTTGAAGTTTTAGCTCATTGGAAAAACCTTCAAGCCATAATGCTTCTTTCACAACTTCAGTGAGGGCAATGTATTCCGCTTCAGTGCTTGATAAGGATACAACCTTCTGAAGTGTTGCTTTTCAACTAATTGATGTGTCGAACATAGTGCAAAACTTACCCAGACGAAGATTTTATGGTGTCCATACATTCTGCATAGTCAGAGTTCACTAATCCTTCGACTTTCCTTTGGTTATCTCGACTTTTGGCTCTACCATAAACTAGGACCTTGCTCAGGGATCCTTTTATGTATATTAGGATCCATTTCAAAGCTTGCCAATGGGTTTTTCTATGGTTAGCCATGTGCCTATTTACAAGGCTTATTACATAAGCTATGTTTGACATAGTACaaaccataacatacatcaaagaacccACTATACTAGAATATGGAATGCTATCCATATAGGCCCTTTCgagtttttttttataaaataaccatgtttttcaaattaaatccaTAAATAACCATTTGTTCAAAataaataccaaaataaccatgtttCCAAATAGATGCGCCATTGGAGCTAACACATCCATTTAAACTTAAGAGGAGGCGCCATTGGAACTGACTCATGCTCCCAATGGCTTTGCACCTAAGCGCCATGCCTCTTGGCGTATGCATGTATGCATTGGTGCATGCGTCAATGCATCTGGCGCATGCacctttattttattttttttaactTTAAATGTGAATTtaacaattaaataaaaaaatattgaatTTATTTATGTTATAATAAAAATTACATGGAATTGACCAAAAGTTCAATGACCGGCCCGATTAAAACGTCCCCCTATTCCACATCCAGGTGCATTAGTCTACCTTCGAGGTCTTCCACGATTTTTCTTAGGTACTTGGAGTCTTTGAATGCTGACATGATccaatggtggctggtgtgaaggtccggtggaaagtccaacggtatttgatagatgtgtcatcatttgttcccaatagcTAGGGGAGGGGGTTCTTGACAACGATGCTTTTGTAAAACAAAGCAATGGTTCCTAGGGTGCACTATAGTTAAATAATAGTTGGGTGTTGTGGTGATGAGATGTTTGGGCGGTCATTGATGGGGGGCTACGATGACATGAATtgtatgaatcatctgggctataaACTGTTGTGTTGgctgcgtatggttgttggtgggtagggtttgattcttggttttgaggttgggtgtgtggcatgaatgggttgcgaggttgggtgCTTGGTTGTTAGGTGTATgtggtagggtgatggtgtgaggttggttgttgggtgtatgtggtagggtggtggtgtgaggttggttgttgggtttgggtggtttgacattggtgttggacgGGGACTTGTTGTTAGGCGTATGATGATgaagctagttggcgtggatcaatcaaataccttggctcagacacaaattgcTGCATTGTAACCGACCTAAACTATGCCATATACTGTTGAGTTGGTCTAACACCCTGTATGACTGGTTtgtttaagatgtgttgtcgtcgattcctccaatgacgacacatctcttttgcgaagtctctccCGTCGGAATAATCTCATTGGGCATCAACTCTTTtttgatgccaatctcccaaacacatcggaggttctggaatttgttgttgtataccgaactgcagttttacccgatcactctggtgcatctccacagtagtgaaccagATAGTTGGTATTTTTGCTGTCTAAACTGCATCATCATCATGCTTAACCTAATGATCAAAACCCAAGAAAAAAcctccagataaactgtataATAATACGACacgattagatgataaataatttgataattatttttaaattaaaatagagttgtgtaggagtattacatcgtctggtccaatgtgatccaatagattgcgatatactactatagcgtgtttcagacacctattgcagttcatccctctaactgaccacctagatcaaaaacagttgaaaaatattatttacagttaattataatataaagtctaattaaatatatggtaaagttttaaacttactttgttgcaaatGAGAATACGAATGACTTCTCGTTTACcggggcgagtgacgacattcttgaccaaccccatgcttgtagcaaatatgCACATGAATAAAAAGTACAAGTATTTTTTTA from Lathyrus oleraceus cultivar Zhongwan6 chromosome 1, CAAS_Psat_ZW6_1.0, whole genome shotgun sequence includes:
- the LOC127138077 gene encoding RING-H2 finger protein ATL74-like produces the protein MYSFIFELMYQISTQLHQPMAEIHTQTPTISPTTSKPCNNSPQQHSLNSVILIAAIVCALLCALGLNTMLQCVFQCANRVLTEPLQWIASRRRNSGLKKKDRVALPTSVYTAHSGGSSSTPQTMDSNCAICLAEFCDGDNMKLLPKCNHRFHVVCIDKWLLSHSSCPTCRNMIKSRDSVHCLSIVIS